The DNA region AATAGAGCGCCATCGCCACGTCGGTCGCATCTGATGCCAGCGTCAAGACCTTGACCTGCATACCCAGGCTCAACGCCATAATCGCGATCCCCCAGACGATACACAGCGTCGACAGGCTCCAGCCGCTGAATGACAGCGGCAGCAATAACAGCAAACACACCGCCAGAAACGCGAACGACACAATCAGGAAGCCCGCCGGATATTTGCTGCTGTAGCGGCTGAACAACATGCTGCCAATGATGCCGGCACCACCAAAAATCAGCAGCAGGATGGTGGTGAAATTCTCACTTAACAACGCCACTTTCTGGATAAACGGCTCAATATAACTGTAGGCGGTAAAATGCGCCGTCACGATCATCACCGTCAGGCCGTACACGCACAGTAACGCCGGGCGTTTAAGCAGGAGAGGCAAGCTCTTCAACGAACCGGAATTGCTGCTCGGCAGCACAGGTAACAGCCTCATCAGGCCCAGCATAATCGCCGCGGCGATCAGACCAATCAGGACAAACGTCACACGCCAGCCCAGATACTGCCCGACCACGCGTCCCAGCGGTAACCCTAGTACCAGCGCCAGCGCCGTGCCGGTCGCCAGCAGGCTCAGCGCCTGCGCTTTTTTGTCCGCAGGTGCCAAACGCACTACCAGCGATGCCGTAATCGACCAAAACACCGCGTGAGCCAGCGCTACGCCGATACGGGCGATCACCAGCACCCAATAATTCCAGGCCAGCCCGGACAACACATTGCTGACGGCGAACAGGATAAAGATTTTGATCAGCAGGCTGCGTCGCTCCATATCGCTGGACAGCAGCATGCAGGGCAGCGACATCAGCCCCACCACCCAGGCGTAAATCGTGATGATCAGCCCGACCTGCGCCGCACTCATGGAAAAGCTGGCAGCGATATCTGACAACAGCGCGACAGGGGCAAATTCGGCGGTGTTAAAAATGAAGGCCGCCAGAGAAAGGCTGACGACGCGTAACCAGGCGGTCGAACGGGGAGAACGGGTCATGGTATTGATATCAAAAGTTAAAATAAAAGAATGCGTCACCTGTCGTGGCAGAGGCTAACGCGATGAAGCAATGGTACAGGGAAAGTATGACATCGCCGTGTAATCGGCGAGCGGCCAAGGGTATTTCAGCGTGCTTTTATGAGAATGTCAGCCAAAAGCCTGAAGACAGGTAAGGGAACATTCATGAGCATCATTTTTGGTGCTCACATTCTACTCTTTACTACTCCCTTACGCTGTCTTTTTCGTGCCGAATTTTAGACAAAAAAAACCCTCCATCATGGAGGGCAAAAAGACAGGGATGGTGTCTATGGCAAGGAAAAACAGGGTGTGTACCTACTACACATTACTACTCGGACTGCACTACGTTTACTACTTACTACACTAGCGCTACTACTCGGGATTGCTTGTCATACCTGGTGCCGGCGCGGCCATCTGGTTAAACATGGATATCTGCTGCTGCATCTCTTTCATGCGTTGCTTATGCTTCAGCTCTA from Pectobacterium actinidiae includes:
- a CDS encoding sugar transporter; this translates as MTRSPRSTAWLRVVSLSLAAFIFNTAEFAPVALLSDIAASFSMSAAQVGLIITIYAWVVGLMSLPCMLLSSDMERRSLLIKIFILFAVSNVLSGLAWNYWVLVIARIGVALAHAVFWSITASLVVRLAPADKKAQALSLLATGTALALVLGLPLGRVVGQYLGWRVTFVLIGLIAAAIMLGLMRLLPVLPSSNSGSLKSLPLLLKRPALLCVYGLTVMIVTAHFTAYSYIEPFIQKVALLSENFTTILLLIFGGAGIIGSMLFSRYSSKYPAGFLIVSFAFLAVCLLLLLPLSFSGWSLSTLCIVWGIAIMALSLGMQVKVLTLASDATDVAMALYSGIYNIGIGGGALLGNQVIVHLGLPDIGFIGAAMAILATVCCIFTFVRYSRVLKTSLTS